Proteins encoded together in one Salarchaeum sp. JOR-1 window:
- a CDS encoding helix-turn-helix domain-containing protein — MRYLTVRLESTSGTAFHPIGKQLAEEPSIQREAIHHVELLAGELVVTLAEGSGDRQRYEEIMSESPLVEDVLVSGGERWLATSQFSAQGPVKQLLEWRQESELVVETPIPINNDGSLRITFLGSERDFQELYNKVIDATNLGIKIVKTGEYDPGLDTFVRELTSRQREVLEVAVEMGYYTEPRSATHEDVAEAIGIAPTTVGTHLRKIESRVFEALVR; from the coding sequence GTGCGCTACCTCACCGTTCGATTGGAATCCACGTCGGGGACTGCGTTCCACCCGATCGGCAAGCAACTGGCCGAAGAGCCGTCGATTCAGCGAGAGGCTATCCACCACGTCGAACTACTCGCGGGGGAGCTCGTAGTAACGCTGGCCGAGGGAAGTGGCGACCGGCAGCGCTACGAGGAGATTATGTCCGAATCACCACTTGTTGAAGACGTACTCGTGTCTGGCGGCGAACGCTGGCTGGCGACAAGCCAATTTTCCGCCCAAGGCCCCGTCAAACAGCTTTTGGAGTGGCGTCAGGAGTCCGAACTCGTTGTTGAAACCCCAATTCCGATCAACAATGACGGTTCACTGCGGATAACCTTCCTTGGCAGTGAGCGGGATTTCCAGGAGCTGTACAACAAGGTTATCGATGCCACGAACCTCGGTATCAAGATCGTTAAGACGGGTGAGTACGACCCCGGCCTAGACACGTTCGTGCGAGAACTTACCTCGCGGCAACGAGAAGTGCTTGAGGTAGCTGTCGAGATGGGATATTATACCGAACCCCGCTCGGCGACACACGAGGACGTGGCCGAGGCCATCGGGATCGCACCGACGACTGTCGGTACGCATCTCCGAAAAATCGAATCGCGAGTATTCGAGGCACTCGTCCGCTGA
- a CDS encoding KEOPS complex subunit Pcc1 → MTREATVRTRVERPDLVANAVRPDNTAQMQTEVRDESVVTHIERPSVGGLRTTLDDYTVNVTVAAEVAQHAHRFNTTQQ, encoded by the coding sequence ATGACGCGGGAGGCCACCGTGCGCACGCGCGTCGAACGCCCCGACCTGGTCGCGAACGCAGTCCGACCCGACAACACCGCCCAGATGCAGACGGAGGTCCGTGACGAGTCGGTCGTCACGCACATCGAACGCCCCAGCGTGGGCGGCCTCCGCACCACCCTGGACGACTACACCGTCAACGTCACCGTCGCAGCCGAAGTCGCACAGCACGCACACCGATTCAACACTACACAACAATGA
- a CDS encoding HAD family hydrolase — protein MSYDAVVFDNDGVLVGRTSYNVLREAAETTFKQFGVTDPDPEHIETMAAGVDPSDIDEICNAYDLNPHQLWEIRDRAGTLAQRTEVHEGRKTLYDDLHVLDDLDLDYGVVSSNQQATVEFVLDHYGVSDRFGAVYGREPTLESLRRRKPNPYYLHRALEDLGTTNALFVGDNESDIHAANNAGIDSAFIRRPHREDWYLNVEPTHDIDGLDDLHDICAP, from the coding sequence ATGAGCTACGACGCCGTCGTGTTCGACAACGACGGGGTTCTCGTCGGTCGGACGAGTTACAACGTGCTGCGCGAAGCCGCCGAAACCACGTTCAAGCAGTTCGGTGTAACCGACCCCGACCCCGAACACATCGAGACGATGGCCGCGGGCGTCGACCCGTCGGACATCGACGAGATTTGTAACGCGTACGACCTGAACCCCCACCAACTCTGGGAGATCCGTGACCGGGCGGGAACGCTCGCGCAACGCACCGAGGTCCACGAGGGCCGCAAAACCCTCTACGACGACCTGCACGTGCTGGACGACCTCGACCTCGACTACGGGGTCGTGAGCTCGAACCAGCAGGCGACCGTCGAGTTCGTGCTCGACCACTACGGCGTCTCCGACCGATTCGGCGCGGTGTACGGCCGCGAGCCGACGCTGGAGAGCCTGCGTCGCCGGAAGCCCAATCCCTACTACCTCCACCGCGCGCTGGAAGACCTGGGGACGACGAACGCGCTGTTCGTCGGGGACAACGAGTCCGACATCCACGCGGCGAACAACGCCGGCATCGACTCGGCGTTCATCCGGCGACCGCACCGCGAAGACTGGTATCTGAACGTGGAGCCGACCCACGACATCGACGGGCTGGACGACCTGCACGACATCTGCGCGCCCTGA
- a CDS encoding antitoxin VapB family protein, whose product MSTTLRVSDDTKALLERLKRDDETFDELLERLAQSEKPINVGAWSEDQADRARTAVKRSRESFER is encoded by the coding sequence ATGAGTACGACACTCCGCGTCTCGGACGACACGAAAGCGCTCCTAGAGCGCTTGAAGCGGGACGACGAGACGTTCGACGAACTCCTCGAACGCCTCGCACAGAGCGAGAAGCCGATTAACGTCGGTGCGTGGAGCGAAGATCAGGCTGACCGTGCGCGAACGGCCGTGAAGCGCTCGCGGGAGAGCTTCGAACGGTGA
- a CDS encoding DUF5795 family protein — protein sequence MSENRVVQGRMVTPKKLAELVEGDSVMEAESIEDADRECPDCGGDVIAVTYMPSVTELATGYKCQNCDWSERTEA from the coding sequence ATGTCTGAGAACCGCGTCGTCCAAGGCCGCATGGTCACCCCGAAGAAACTCGCCGAACTCGTCGAAGGCGACTCCGTCATGGAGGCAGAATCCATCGAGGACGCCGACCGCGAGTGTCCCGACTGCGGCGGCGACGTCATCGCCGTCACCTACATGCCGTCGGTCACCGAACTCGCAACCGGGTACAAGTGCCAGAACTGTGACTGGAGCGAGCGCACCGAGGCGTGA
- a CDS encoding class I SAM-dependent methyltransferase, producing the protein MRPDDVREDWAERSGEFSPEYYAHLGPNDVSETLADAFSHYLDDDASILELGCGSGRHLAQLRDRGFEDLHGIDINAESFDVMAEHFPGLHDTGTFHAGALEDVLPEFKDGAFDAVYSVETLQHVHPEDGWVFEEVVRVTDDLLATAENEGNNPTAGDQDVSYVNDDFPLYHRDWKRVFGDLGAAELLCEPTSRDTIRVFRVL; encoded by the coding sequence ATGCGACCGGACGACGTCCGCGAAGACTGGGCGGAGCGCTCGGGGGAGTTCTCGCCGGAGTACTACGCGCACCTCGGGCCGAACGACGTGAGCGAGACGCTCGCCGACGCGTTCAGCCACTACCTCGACGACGACGCGTCGATCCTCGAACTCGGCTGTGGATCCGGCCGTCACCTCGCTCAGCTCCGCGATCGGGGATTCGAAGACCTCCACGGCATCGACATCAACGCCGAGTCGTTCGACGTGATGGCCGAGCACTTCCCCGGCCTCCACGACACCGGAACGTTCCACGCGGGCGCGCTCGAAGACGTCCTCCCCGAGTTCAAGGACGGCGCGTTCGACGCGGTGTACAGCGTGGAGACACTCCAGCACGTCCACCCCGAGGACGGCTGGGTGTTCGAGGAAGTTGTGCGCGTCACGGACGACTTGCTTGCCACAGCCGAGAACGAAGGGAACAACCCGACCGCGGGCGACCAGGACGTGAGTTACGTGAACGACGACTTCCCGCTCTACCATCGCGACTGGAAGCGCGTGTTCGGCGACCTCGGCGCCGCGGAACTCCTCTGTGAACCCACGTCACGCGACACGATTCGCGTGTTCCGCGTGCTCTAA
- a CDS encoding adenylosuccinate synthase: MTVTIVGAQLGDEGKGGVVDIFGDAVDVVARYQGGDNAGHTVVHEGDEYKLSLVPSGAVRGKTGVLGNGCVVNPRTLFDELDALRERGLDPDVRVAKRAHVILPYHRVLDGIEEDAKSEDDQEVGTTGRGIGPTYEDKAGRRGVRVGDLLDPDVLRDRLEYVVPQKRAIVEDVYGIDVNDLDDPDAFDVDALHDEFSQVGERLAENDMAVNAGEFLASSIDDGENVMMEGAQGTIIDIDHGNYPYVTSSNPTAGGAATGTGLSPGVIGSGDVVGIVKSYLTRVGSGPMPTELGGVEGDTPGYDEQGAGENEELATYIREEGGEYGTVTGRPRRVAWLDMPMLRHAARANGFTGFVLNHLDVLAGLDEVDVGHAYELDGEVLKTMPATTEEWARCEPVYETFDGWPDVDWETVAADGYDALPENAQAYVEYVEEELGAPAYAIGVGPGRQETVVRHDPFQ, encoded by the coding sequence ATGACCGTCACCATCGTCGGCGCTCAGCTGGGCGACGAAGGGAAGGGCGGCGTCGTCGACATCTTCGGCGACGCCGTCGACGTCGTCGCGCGCTACCAGGGCGGCGACAACGCAGGCCACACCGTCGTCCACGAAGGCGACGAGTACAAACTCTCACTCGTTCCATCCGGCGCCGTCCGCGGGAAGACCGGCGTCCTCGGGAACGGCTGCGTCGTCAACCCCCGAACGCTGTTCGACGAACTCGACGCCCTCCGCGAACGCGGCCTCGACCCCGACGTCCGCGTCGCCAAACGCGCGCACGTCATCCTCCCCTACCACCGCGTCCTCGACGGCATCGAGGAAGACGCGAAGAGCGAGGACGACCAGGAAGTCGGTACGACGGGCCGGGGAATCGGGCCGACCTACGAGGACAAAGCGGGACGCCGCGGCGTCCGCGTCGGCGACCTCCTCGACCCCGACGTGCTCCGCGACCGACTCGAATACGTCGTTCCCCAGAAACGCGCCATCGTCGAGGACGTCTACGGCATCGACGTAAACGACCTCGACGACCCCGACGCGTTCGACGTGGACGCGCTCCACGACGAGTTCAGTCAGGTGGGCGAGCGCCTCGCCGAGAACGACATGGCCGTGAACGCGGGCGAGTTCCTCGCGAGTTCCATCGACGACGGCGAGAACGTGATGATGGAGGGCGCGCAGGGCACCATCATCGACATCGACCACGGCAACTACCCCTACGTCACGTCCTCCAACCCCACCGCGGGCGGCGCGGCCACCGGCACCGGTCTCAGCCCCGGCGTCATCGGGTCGGGCGACGTGGTCGGCATCGTGAAGTCCTACCTCACGCGGGTCGGAAGCGGACCGATGCCGACCGAACTCGGCGGCGTCGAGGGCGACACGCCCGGCTACGACGAACAGGGCGCAGGCGAGAACGAGGAACTCGCGACCTACATCCGCGAGGAGGGCGGCGAGTACGGCACCGTCACCGGCCGCCCGCGCCGGGTCGCCTGGCTCGACATGCCGATGCTCCGGCACGCCGCCCGCGCGAACGGCTTCACCGGGTTCGTCCTGAACCACCTCGACGTGCTCGCCGGCCTGGACGAAGTCGACGTCGGGCACGCCTACGAACTCGACGGCGAGGTGCTGAAGACGATGCCCGCCACGACCGAGGAGTGGGCGCGCTGCGAGCCCGTCTACGAGACGTTCGACGGCTGGCCCGACGTCGACTGGGAGACCGTCGCCGCCGACGGGTACGACGCCCTCCCCGAGAACGCACAGGCGTACGTCGAGTACGTCGAGGAGGAACTCGGCGCGCCCGCG
- a CDS encoding 3-hydroxyacyl-CoA dehydrogenase family protein, which produces MHVTVVGAGQMGRGIAQVSAMAGHDVVVRDIDADRVEAGIDGIEDTLAEGVERGKVSESERDAALARIEGIVDLDDAVAVADLVVEAVPEDMELKQDVFTDIEAAAPADAVLGSNTSSLPVTELASALDDPSRAIGLHFFNPPHLMGLVEVVVAEQTSEDTERFATDYVEDIGKDAVVVRDTPGFATSRLGVALGLEAARMVEEGVASPGDIDTGMREGYNHPMGPLELTDLVGLDVRLDIAESLREELGERFKPPQILKRKVRAGDLGKKTGTGFYEYDENGDKTGPADY; this is translated from the coding sequence ATGCACGTCACGGTCGTCGGCGCAGGACAGATGGGGCGCGGAATCGCGCAGGTGTCCGCGATGGCAGGCCACGACGTGGTCGTCCGCGACATCGACGCAGACCGCGTCGAAGCCGGCATCGACGGCATCGAGGACACGCTCGCGGAAGGCGTCGAACGCGGGAAAGTCAGCGAGAGCGAGCGGGACGCCGCGCTCGCCCGCATCGAAGGCATCGTCGACCTCGACGACGCCGTCGCGGTCGCCGACCTCGTCGTCGAAGCCGTCCCGGAGGACATGGAGCTCAAGCAGGACGTGTTCACGGACATCGAGGCCGCCGCGCCCGCGGACGCCGTCCTCGGCTCCAACACGTCCAGCCTCCCCGTCACCGAGCTCGCGAGCGCCCTCGACGACCCCAGCCGGGCTATCGGCCTCCACTTCTTCAACCCCCCACACCTGATGGGCCTCGTGGAAGTCGTCGTCGCGGAGCAGACCAGCGAGGACACCGAGAGGTTCGCCACCGACTACGTCGAAGACATCGGGAAGGACGCCGTCGTCGTCCGCGACACCCCCGGGTTCGCCACCTCCCGCCTCGGCGTGGCGCTCGGCCTCGAAGCCGCCCGCATGGTCGAAGAAGGCGTCGCCAGCCCCGGAGACATCGACACCGGCATGCGCGAGGGCTACAACCACCCCATGGGCCCCCTCGAACTCACCGACCTCGTCGGCCTCGACGTCCGCCTCGACATCGCCGAAAGCCTCCGCGAGGAACTCGGCGAACGCTTCAAACCCCCGCAGATACTCAAGCGCAAAGTCCGCGCCGGCGACCTCGGCAAGAAGACCGGCACCGGCTTCTACGAGTACGACGAGAACGGCGACAAAACCGGGCCCGCTGACTACTGA
- a CDS encoding NAD(P)/FAD-dependent oxidoreductase, translating into MSLAEIDRYDATQVSLVGDRAIVVGGSIAGIASARVLADAFKEVVVLERDSIPNGPATRDGAPQTRHPHVLLEAGRATLEDLFPGFCEQVLASGGLMIDFGTDMREYNRGGFLADPRERYPTYCASRALFEHVARNQLRSIENVELRGGRQVTEYLCTADASVVTGVRVRNGDTEETVSADFVVDATGRTSQTPAWLADHGYDRPPTDEITINVSYRSIRIERPPNDRRMRMIVPVAPRTRGAALVPIEDDRWEVIVQGIHDDTPPTDRSGLIKYTAGLPVQTISTLLKHHSWVSDGVRQYPYPASLRRRYEDLSEFPDGLVVTGDAIASFNPIYGQGMSVAALEAVCLHHALATEGLDAISGRFFDRASDIVDNVWNLVVGGDFAYPQTTGSRPAGARLTNWYMNRLIRRAQSDPALSGAFARVTRLEEPPTALLKPEIVWRVVRPTVSTIPPQLFTDS; encoded by the coding sequence GTGTCGCTCGCAGAGATCGACCGCTATGACGCCACGCAGGTCTCACTCGTGGGTGACCGCGCCATTGTCGTCGGGGGAAGTATAGCCGGCATCGCGTCAGCCCGGGTTCTGGCAGACGCGTTCAAAGAGGTTGTAGTGCTGGAACGTGACTCAATTCCGAACGGCCCAGCCACGCGTGACGGCGCACCGCAGACCAGGCACCCCCACGTGTTGTTGGAGGCTGGTCGTGCGACACTGGAAGACCTGTTCCCCGGGTTTTGCGAACAAGTTCTCGCCAGCGGTGGTCTGATGATAGACTTCGGTACGGATATGAGGGAATACAACAGAGGCGGATTCCTGGCTGACCCCCGGGAGCGATACCCCACCTATTGTGCGAGTCGCGCACTGTTTGAACACGTCGCCCGGAACCAATTACGCAGCATCGAGAACGTCGAGTTGCGAGGGGGTCGTCAAGTCACAGAGTACCTGTGTACCGCTGATGCGTCGGTAGTCACCGGTGTTCGTGTCCGAAACGGTGACACCGAGGAGACGGTCAGCGCTGATTTCGTCGTCGATGCGACCGGGCGGACGAGTCAGACTCCAGCCTGGCTGGCTGACCACGGGTACGACAGACCGCCGACCGACGAAATCACGATCAACGTTTCGTACAGATCGATTCGGATTGAACGTCCGCCGAACGACCGTCGGATGCGTATGATCGTGCCGGTAGCCCCACGGACGCGTGGCGCTGCACTCGTCCCTATCGAAGACGACCGCTGGGAAGTCATCGTACAAGGAATCCATGACGATACCCCGCCGACTGACCGCAGCGGTCTGATCAAGTACACTGCGGGTCTCCCCGTCCAGACGATTTCTACGCTGTTGAAACACCACTCATGGGTCTCTGACGGCGTTCGGCAGTATCCCTACCCTGCGAGTCTCCGACGGCGCTACGAGGACCTTTCCGAATTCCCTGACGGACTTGTCGTCACGGGGGATGCTATTGCAAGCTTCAATCCGATTTACGGGCAGGGGATGTCGGTAGCCGCCCTGGAGGCGGTCTGCCTTCACCATGCGCTCGCCACCGAGGGTCTCGACGCCATCAGTGGGCGTTTTTTTGATCGTGCGAGCGATATCGTGGACAACGTCTGGAACCTCGTGGTGGGCGGAGATTTCGCCTATCCACAGACAACGGGATCCCGACCGGCCGGTGCGCGTTTGACGAATTGGTATATGAACCGCCTCATACGTCGCGCTCAATCCGATCCGGCGTTAAGCGGAGCGTTCGCTCGGGTGACTCGCTTAGAGGAACCGCCAACAGCCCTACTGAAACCCGAGATCGTGTGGCGGGTGGTACGACCGACGGTCAGCACGATACCGCCACAGTTATTCACAGACTCCTAA
- a CDS encoding DUF5794 domain-containing protein → MSSSRHPIALRLERQVGGATRLLATVMLLPLVDGIFPALVLAGTLDTWTGVLQVGLLVFGGSATVAVILAELETDVRKQARAVLTVGIPLVALAVVEAALAPTIESLLNIHVFERFAGLVILAIAAKTASATIGEYLPSPGVIVGLGFVAAVSLGDVTLSVQTNPTLMLHAAAAGLVAVAFALGVVFAQPYLYRLIDIDRFRFGSAVALATLALSLFVPATIPPQAPIVVFAVAGVLAIDPDAADELAHGDTPTPEDQTTATDGGDNEESGRAYPGEDASEERAPWL, encoded by the coding sequence ATGAGTAGCTCACGCCACCCAATCGCGCTCCGCCTGGAGCGACAGGTCGGCGGCGCGACCCGGCTCCTCGCGACCGTGATGCTCCTCCCGCTCGTCGACGGTATCTTCCCCGCGCTCGTGCTCGCGGGCACCCTCGACACGTGGACGGGCGTCCTCCAAGTCGGCCTCCTCGTCTTCGGCGGAAGCGCCACCGTCGCCGTCATCCTCGCCGAACTCGAAACCGACGTTCGCAAGCAAGCACGCGCGGTTCTCACCGTCGGCATCCCGCTCGTCGCGCTCGCGGTCGTCGAAGCCGCACTCGCCCCGACGATCGAGAGCCTGCTCAACATCCACGTCTTCGAGCGGTTCGCGGGTCTCGTCATCCTCGCCATCGCCGCGAAGACCGCGAGCGCCACCATCGGCGAGTACCTCCCGAGCCCCGGCGTCATCGTCGGCCTCGGATTCGTCGCCGCCGTCAGCCTCGGCGACGTGACGCTGTCCGTCCAGACGAACCCCACGCTGATGCTGCACGCCGCCGCCGCCGGCCTGGTCGCCGTCGCGTTCGCGCTCGGCGTCGTGTTCGCCCAGCCCTACCTCTATCGCCTCATCGACATCGACCGCTTCCGGTTCGGCAGCGCCGTCGCGCTCGCGACGCTCGCGCTCAGCCTGTTCGTCCCCGCGACCATTCCCCCGCAAGCCCCCATCGTCGTCTTCGCCGTCGCGGGCGTGCTCGCAATCGACCCCGACGCCGCCGACGAACTCGCGCACGGCGACACACCCACTCCCGAAGACCAGACGACCGCCACGGACGGCGGCGACAACGAGGAGTCCGGCCGCGCGTATCCCGGCGAAGACGCCAGCGAGGAACGCGCGCCCTGGCTGTAA
- the guaB gene encoding IMP dehydrogenase, which translates to MARDDSSDGHFSQKLQVPEALTFDDVLLRPKESRVEPDEADVSTRVSKNVELNAPVLSAAMDTVTESDLAIALAREGGLGVLHQNMDEAEMAAEIERVKRADELVIRREDVVTARPEQTISDVDAMMAREGVSGAPVVDDEDEVLGIISNTDIRPYLGVNEDDLVEEAMTDEVITAEPEVAARDALDLMYDHKVERLPIVEDGKLDGLVTMQSILERREHDDAARDENGELVVGVAVGPFDVERAETADEAGADVVFIDCAHAHNLNVIDSAREIRETIDADVVVGNVGTAEAAEAIADFADGIKVGIGPGSICTTRVVTGAGMPQITAVAEVADVAAEYGVPVIADGGIRYSGDAAKAIAAGADAVMLGSYFAGTDEAPGRVITVDGKKYKQYRGMGSVGAMQSGGGERYLKEEQEDEEFVPEGVEAATPYKGSVASELHQLVGGIQSGMGYVGADTIPAYKERAEFVRVSQAGQTEGHPHDVMITDEAPNYSPQN; encoded by the coding sequence ATGGCGCGAGACGATTCCAGCGACGGACATTTCTCCCAGAAACTGCAGGTACCGGAAGCGTTGACGTTCGACGACGTTCTTCTCCGTCCGAAGGAGAGTCGCGTCGAACCAGACGAGGCCGACGTCTCCACGCGCGTCTCCAAGAACGTGGAACTCAACGCGCCCGTGCTCTCCGCGGCGATGGACACTGTCACCGAGAGCGACCTCGCCATCGCGCTCGCCCGCGAAGGCGGCCTGGGCGTCCTCCACCAGAACATGGACGAAGCGGAGATGGCCGCGGAAATCGAGCGCGTGAAGCGCGCGGACGAACTCGTCATCCGCCGCGAGGACGTGGTTACCGCGCGCCCCGAACAGACGATCAGCGACGTGGACGCGATGATGGCCCGGGAGGGCGTGAGCGGCGCGCCCGTCGTGGACGACGAGGACGAAGTCCTCGGCATCATCTCGAACACGGACATCCGGCCCTATCTCGGCGTGAACGAGGACGACCTCGTCGAGGAGGCGATGACGGACGAAGTCATCACCGCCGAGCCCGAGGTCGCCGCGCGCGACGCCCTCGACCTGATGTACGATCACAAGGTCGAACGCCTCCCGATCGTCGAGGACGGCAAGCTCGACGGGCTCGTCACGATGCAGAGTATCCTCGAACGCCGCGAACACGACGACGCCGCGCGCGACGAGAACGGCGAACTCGTCGTCGGCGTCGCTGTCGGCCCGTTCGACGTGGAGCGCGCGGAGACCGCCGACGAAGCGGGCGCTGACGTGGTGTTCATCGACTGCGCGCACGCGCACAACCTCAACGTCATCGACTCCGCCCGCGAGATTCGAGAGACCATCGACGCGGACGTCGTCGTCGGGAACGTCGGAACGGCGGAGGCGGCGGAAGCGATCGCGGACTTCGCCGACGGCATCAAGGTCGGTATCGGTCCCGGCTCCATCTGCACGACGCGCGTCGTCACGGGCGCGGGGATGCCCCAGATTACGGCAGTCGCTGAAGTCGCTGACGTGGCCGCGGAGTACGGCGTGCCCGTCATCGCGGACGGCGGCATCCGGTATTCCGGCGACGCTGCGAAGGCCATCGCCGCGGGCGCGGACGCCGTGATGCTCGGCTCCTACTTCGCCGGCACCGACGAAGCCCCCGGTCGAGTCATCACCGTGGACGGCAAGAAGTACAAGCAGTACCGCGGCATGGGATCCGTCGGCGCGATGCAGTCCGGCGGCGGCGAGCGCTACCTCAAGGAAGAACAGGAGGACGAGGAGTTCGTCCCCGAGGGTGTTGAGGCCGCCACCCCCTACAAGGGCAGCGTCGCGTCCGAACTCCACCAGCTCGTCGGCGGCATCCAGTCCGGCATGGGGTACGTCGGCGCTGACACCATCCCCGCGTACAAGGAACGAGCCGAATTCGTGCGGGTCTCCCAGGCCGGACAGACCGAAGGGCACCCGCACGACGTGATGATTACGGACGAAGCCCCGAACTACAGCCCGCAGAACTAA
- a CDS encoding 30S ribosomal protein S15, whose translation MARMHTRRRGQSGSEKPVADEPPEWSDVDEDAIEERVVELAEQGFDPSQIGLKLRDEGVQGTPVPDVSLATGKSVTEILEENDARADIPEDLRNLMEKAIRLREHVEENGQDHQNRRALQNTESKIRRLVNYYQGDEVDEDFTYSYDNAVDLLE comes from the coding sequence ATGGCACGAATGCATACGCGACGCCGCGGGCAATCCGGTTCGGAGAAGCCCGTGGCCGACGAGCCGCCGGAGTGGAGTGACGTTGACGAGGACGCCATCGAAGAGCGCGTCGTCGAACTCGCAGAACAGGGGTTCGACCCGAGCCAGATCGGGTTGAAGCTCCGTGACGAGGGCGTGCAGGGCACGCCTGTTCCGGACGTCTCCCTGGCGACCGGGAAGAGCGTCACGGAAATCCTCGAGGAGAACGACGCTCGCGCCGACATTCCGGAAGACCTCCGGAACCTGATGGAGAAGGCGATCCGCCTCCGCGAGCACGTGGAGGAGAACGGTCAGGATCACCAGAACCGTCGCGCGCTCCAGAACACGGAGTCGAAGATCCGCCGTCTCGTGAACTACTACCAGGGCGACGAGGTGGACGAGGACTTCACCTACTCGTACGACAACGCGGTCGACCTCCTCGAATAA
- a CDS encoding PIN domain-containing protein — protein MTFLDSSVIIDMLEGVPEVVAYVEDRGQPYLTSSLCVFEVITGELGVGSTDVVEVRQDFGGVQALDVNENIALEAARIQDQLLDDGARMATRDLLIAATARSTGAELVVADDDFETRLLTDLMEVTNLRNET, from the coding sequence GTGACCTTCCTCGATTCTTCGGTCATCATCGACATGCTCGAAGGCGTCCCCGAGGTCGTCGCGTACGTCGAAGACCGCGGGCAACCCTACCTCACGTCCTCCCTCTGCGTCTTCGAAGTCATCACCGGCGAGCTGGGCGTCGGCTCGACCGATGTCGTCGAAGTCCGCCAGGACTTCGGGGGCGTCCAAGCACTCGACGTGAACGAGAACATCGCCCTCGAAGCCGCGCGAATACAGGATCAACTGCTCGACGACGGGGCGCGAATGGCGACTCGAGATCTACTGATTGCCGCGACGGCGCGCTCCACCGGCGCGGAACTCGTCGTCGCCGACGACGACTTCGAAACCCGCCTACTCACCGACTTGATGGAGGTTACGAACCTCCGGAACGAGACCTAA
- a CDS encoding site-specific integrase, with protein MNLREHDSRDDMKVWLSDDEVDELLDATDTQQQRIALALGARCGLRSHEVLDVAPEHVVDTEAGPMLRVWHGKGEKFRETPIPRDLYTTVRTLDEFRDADSSDPLLDITTTRTLRRWVERAAAELAAETDDPGWNYLTVHDLRRTWATALKSAEVDSLLVCDWGGWDDLETFLEHYRGTYSPDAQKRERGKVEWL; from the coding sequence ATGAATCTCCGAGAGCACGACTCCCGCGACGACATGAAGGTATGGCTCAGCGACGACGAAGTCGACGAGCTGCTCGACGCCACCGACACCCAGCAACAGCGCATCGCGCTCGCGCTCGGCGCGCGCTGCGGGCTCCGCAGTCACGAAGTCCTCGATGTCGCTCCCGAACACGTCGTCGACACCGAAGCCGGCCCGATGCTCCGCGTCTGGCACGGCAAAGGCGAAAAGTTCCGTGAGACGCCAATCCCGCGCGACCTCTACACCACCGTCCGAACCCTCGACGAGTTCCGCGACGCCGACAGCAGTGACCCACTGCTCGATATCACGACGACCAGGACACTCCGGCGCTGGGTCGAACGCGCCGCCGCCGAGCTGGCCGCCGAGACCGACGACCCCGGCTGGAACTACCTCACCGTCCACGACCTCCGCCGCACGTGGGCGACCGCACTCAAGAGCGCCGAAGTCGACTCTCTCCTCGTCTGCGACTGGGGCGGCTGGGACGATCTGGAGACGTTCTTGGAACACTACCGCGGAACCTACAGCCCTGATGCCCAGAAACGAGAACGCGGGAAGGTAGAGTGGTTGTAG